The following proteins are co-located in the Chryseobacterium daecheongense genome:
- a CDS encoding NAD-dependent epimerase/dehydratase family protein yields MKKIVILGGGGFIGGHLAKRLKSEGNHIRICDIKKHEYFNHSEICDEFIIGDLTDPSVVRLVIEEDVDEVYQLAADMGGALYIFTGEHDADVMHNSAMINLNVARECVIKKVKKVFYSSSACMYPEHNQLDPNNPNCQEDSAYPANPDSEYGWEKLFSERLYLAYNRNYNLNVRVARFHNIFGPQGTWTGGKEKSPAAMCRKVAEENENGQIEVWGDGKQTRSFLYIDECIEAVLRLMESDFLGPVNIGSEEMVSINDLAQIAIDISQKNIKIRNLDGQEFFDKYGFKCPLGVKGRNSHNKLYNEKIGWMVSQPLKVGMEKTYTWISEQVQKKISEYSL; encoded by the coding sequence ATGAAAAAAATTGTTATACTGGGAGGTGGTGGCTTTATTGGTGGGCATTTGGCAAAAAGACTTAAAAGTGAAGGAAATCATATAAGAATTTGTGATATAAAGAAACACGAATATTTTAATCATTCTGAGATTTGTGATGAATTCATTATTGGGGACCTTACTGATCCTAGTGTTGTACGATTGGTTATTGAAGAAGATGTGGATGAGGTTTACCAATTGGCAGCAGATATGGGAGGAGCATTGTATATTTTCACGGGTGAACATGATGCTGATGTAATGCACAATTCTGCAATGATAAATTTGAATGTTGCAAGAGAGTGTGTTATAAAGAAAGTTAAGAAGGTTTTTTATTCTTCTTCCGCATGTATGTATCCGGAACATAACCAATTGGATCCAAATAATCCTAATTGTCAGGAGGATTCTGCATATCCTGCTAATCCCGATTCTGAATACGGTTGGGAGAAATTATTCTCAGAAAGACTTTACCTAGCTTATAATAGAAATTATAACCTAAATGTAAGAGTTGCACGGTTTCATAATATTTTCGGACCACAAGGAACTTGGACGGGTGGAAAGGAAAAATCGCCAGCGGCTATGTGTAGAAAAGTAGCAGAAGAAAATGAAAATGGGCAAATTGAGGTATGGGGCGATGGAAAGCAAACAAGATCTTTTCTTTACATCGATGAATGTATTGAAGCTGTCTTAAGACTGATGGAATCGGATTTCTTAGGACCTGTAAATATCGGAAGCGAAGAAATGGTTTCAATTAATGATCTGGCTCAGATTGCCATTGATATATCCCAAAAAAATATAAAAATAAGAAACCTTGACGGGCAAGAGTTTTTTGATAAATATGGATTTAAATGTCCCTTAGGAGTAAAAGGTAGAAATTCTCATAATAAGCTATACAATGAAAAAATTGGTTGGATGGTCTCTCAACCACTAAAAGTTGGAATGGAAAAGACCTACACGTGGATTTCAGAACAGGTTCAGAAAAAGATTTCAGAGTATTCCTTATAA
- a CDS encoding glycosyltransferase gives MILIDAIYTHQTGGKVLLDYLVSELEKTDVNVFYLFDDRISKNAYQIKKTNKILFEKSSFFKRFNFYRKNRSTFTKIFCFGNVPPPIKLEATVYTFFHHRIYLEIPKELPFKTTCGYIAKTMIINFLKRNTDYWIVQNSNIKVKLHEKYNIKDSQIVNLPFYPCISGNKSSERNNFGYIYVSHPFLHKNHLRLIDAFCEFYDAEKKGELILTVDQSFQELYKYIEDKIASNYPIRNIGFIKRSELYKYYTANRYLIFPSLSESFGLGIIEALDCGCDIIGADLPYLYEVCEPSVIFDPNSTQAIKEAFVKSIDFQSVKKSIPKVNDKIKTVIELLTK, from the coding sequence ATGATACTGATTGATGCAATATATACTCATCAGACCGGGGGGAAAGTTCTTTTAGACTATCTGGTTTCTGAACTTGAGAAAACTGATGTCAATGTTTTTTATTTGTTTGATGATAGAATATCTAAAAATGCATATCAAATAAAAAAAACGAATAAAATTTTATTTGAAAAATCATCTTTTTTTAAAAGATTTAATTTTTACAGAAAAAATAGAAGCACCTTCACCAAAATCTTTTGTTTTGGAAATGTACCACCACCAATAAAACTGGAAGCAACAGTTTATACATTTTTTCATCATAGAATTTATTTAGAAATACCAAAAGAGCTTCCATTTAAAACTACTTGTGGATATATTGCTAAAACAATGATTATTAATTTTTTGAAACGAAATACAGATTATTGGATTGTACAGAATAGTAATATAAAGGTAAAATTACATGAGAAATATAACATAAAAGATAGTCAGATTGTGAATCTCCCTTTTTATCCGTGTATATCCGGAAATAAAAGTAGTGAGCGTAATAATTTTGGTTACATTTATGTTAGTCATCCTTTCTTACACAAAAATCACTTAAGATTAATCGACGCATTTTGTGAATTTTATGATGCTGAGAAAAAAGGAGAGCTTATATTAACTGTAGATCAATCTTTTCAAGAACTGTATAAATATATAGAGGATAAAATAGCTTCTAATTATCCTATAAGAAACATTGGATTTATAAAAAGATCGGAATTATACAAATACTACACAGCAAATAGATACTTGATTTTTCCATCTTTAAGTGAAAGTTTCGGACTTGGTATTATTGAAGCTTTGGATTGTGGGTGTGATATTATAGGAGCAGATTTGCCGTATTTATATGAAGTATGTGAACCATCAGTAATTTTTGATCCCAATAGTACTCAGGCTATAAAAGAAGCTTTTGTTAAATCTATTGATTTTCAATCTGTTAAAAAGTCTATTCCTAAGGTTAATGATAAAATTAAAACAGTAATAGAATTATTAACAAAATAA